ATACGGGCCATATTTCGGTAAACAGTCCACTTGAAAGAAATAAGGTGCAACTGTATCCCAACACTTTTTATTTAAAGCTAACATTTGTGTACCTTTCATATTCTACATTCCTCCATCCATTTTCTTCCCCTACTATTAATTACACATTATAACCCGTTCTTCCTTTTCTCTTCGCTCGGTAATTTTTCACTTTTGCAATTGTACCGCACGCTCTTCCTCCTTCTTCTCCAGCATACATACCGCACCATCTTTTGCTCCCATTTCGCGAATGGTCGTAAAATACCCAGCGACAATCTGGACATGATTTTAACCTTCCCCAAAAATTTTCTTGAATTGCCGTTAACACAATGCTTAATACTTTTGTATACATATTTTCTTCCCGCATTGGTTCATATGTAATACCTTTCATATCTTCCCTTACGTTTACTTGAAATGGATATTTCTCTAACCATTTTTGTAATGATTCTTCACCTTCAATTACCATCCGAATATCTTCTCGAAAATTTTTTAATTCTTCTATCGTATGAAATGGAAGCTCTTCATGAAAATATTCTTTCATAAAGAGCTTTATATCCTCTTCTGTTTGCAGCAAATCAATTGGCTCTCTCGTATCGTTTGGTATTCTCCATGTATTTAAAAGCTCTCGAATATACTCTAATTCATTTGGTGCATTTTGATTCAATTTCATCCACCTTCTTCTTAAAATTTACTTTTTTCTGACTTTATGTATAATTATAATATAAAATAGTTAACCATCAAATAATTTTACTGGTTACAATATTAGGAGGATTTCTATGAAAAGTTTCTCAACACCGATACGTTTCATGCTTATTTCTTCATTTTTTATGTCTTTTGGTTATTTTGCGGTATACGCATTTTTAGCTATTTATCTATTAACCTTTCTTCATTTTTCTGCTGTCCAAGTAGGAACAGTGTTGACGGTTATGACAATTACATCACGAATTATCCCATTATTCTCAGGGTTAATTGCTGACAAAATAGGCTATATCATTATGATGATAGCTGGATTATTTTTGAGGGGAATTGGATTTATCGCTTTAGGAATATGTTCTGATTTCTATACAATTTCCATTTCTTCTGCACTTATTGGCTTCGGAACTGCATTTTACGAACCTGCTGCTCGCGCTATATTTGGCTCACAACCAGCTCATACAAGAAAAAATTTATTTACATATTTAAACCTTAGCTTTAATTGTGGTGCAATAATGGGACCAATTGCAGGAGGGTTCTTACTCTTACTCGATCCAATCTATGCCTTCTCTCTAACAGGATCACTTATGCTGATATTTGCTTTTATCTTTTACTTACTTAAAGATCACTTCCAAGTCACTACTGAAAACACGTCTATTACATTAGGAATACAGGCCATCTTACAAAACAAGTCTTTCCTTCTGTTTTCATTTATCATGATTTTCTTCTATATTATGTTTACACAGCTTACCGTCGCACTTCCACTTCATATGAAAAACATTAGTAATAGCAATCAACTTGCTACATTAGTCATTACGATAAATGCAATAACAGGCGTCATATTTATGGTGTTATTTCGAAAACTCTTTCTCAAATACAACACCCTTTCCTTTATTAAATACGGTGTTTTATTAATGAGTATTTCCTTTTTACTCATTCCTTTATTTCAACACCCATATTGGCTATTTATTTGTGTAATTTTCTTTACAATCGGTGAAACACTCGTATTACCTAACGTTGACATCGCCACTGCAAATTACAGTAATGAATCATATACAGCTACTTACTTCGGATTTTATCAACTATCACTCGCATTTGGTTTTATCATCGGTAACTATATCGGTACATGGTTTACATCAAATTTAAACGAAATGTATACACCATGGCTTATTTTTGGCGGAATAGGGCTTACTAGTTTTATTTCACTACATATTTTGAATATAAGAAAAGTGGCCTCTAAAGAGGATAGATATATACCTATGTAATACAAGCGACCTATAACGAAAAAGATTCGACCATCATATTTGACAGTCGAATCTTTTTATTGTCCATATTCAAGATGATTATGCCTTTTACAACCAAATAAATAGCACCCCCCTATATAATCCGTTTCAAATTCTAAGTCTAGAACATATCCAGATTTAATACGTCCTATCATTGTTTTATAGTAATTATTCTCTTTTGTATATTCCTCAATTAACTCTTTCTTATCGTTCTCTGTCCAATTTTCTTCTACTTCTGCATTCTCGACATCTTCTATTTCTGCTATTTTTGCTTCGATAGATTCCCGTATAACTTCATGTATACGCGAGGAATTATTCACTTTATATAGAGCATAAACAAATCTACCAATCCAATTGGGGCTTTTCCAGCATTCTTTGTATCCCTTTTCGAACCATTCAATTGCTTCTTTATAACAATTCAACTCAACATATAAATCTGCTACCATCATTTCTCCTAAAAAATTATCAGATTCCCTGTTAAAAGCATCTAACTTCTCTTTCGCTTCTTTCGTTCGCCCTAAATCAATTAAACATTTTACATAGCTATACATGATATAATCCGAATCCCCTGCAACTCGCAAGAAAAATTCCGAAGCTTCTTCCAGCTCTCCAAGATTATAATGAGCTACAGCTACATTGTGATATGCTTCATCGGATGGTTGAATCGAAATAGATTTTTGGAGTGCTTCTTTCGCTTCTTCCCACTTTTTTTGTTTCATGTAAATATCCCTTAAGATGTTATAAGGAAAGTATGAAGAAGGATTCAACTTAACAACTTCTCCTATTAATTCAAGAGCTTTCTCATCATTCTCTTCCTCGTAAAAGTACATCCAAGCAAGATTATTGAGAGATTGTACGTCTCTAGATTCATGTACTGCTCGGTGAAACAGTTCCATTGCTTCCTCATATTTATTTTGTTCAAACATTTCAATTGCCTTCTCATTAATGTTCAACTAACTACCTCCGAAGTGAATGAATTCATCTATTTCCCATTATTATAATAAAATGTAAAAATGGTAATTTCCATAAAAAATTCTTTCTCCTGTCTACATTTCGATTAAAAATACACGAATTTACAACAATCAGTAAATTTTTTCAGTCTCCGGTAAATTGGATATACAGCCTACTTCAATTTACATATTATGGTACAATAAAACCAGTACTAACTAAATATTTTCGCTCCACACTAGTAATCTAGCAATACCAACATCAAAAATCACATGGAATTGAGGGATGTTATTAAACAGAAATTGGCTGTTCTTCTATTCACCGGAATCATATTATCAGGATGTTCAACTATAGCAGAAAATTCTTTAGAAACTGGAAACGGTAGTATGGAATTATTAACACCAACGATTACAACAAAAGATAATGAATTAGAAATTAAGACTGAAGGTATTGATGAAAATAAAGTGACTTTTATTTATGTTGCGAATAAAAAAGTATTGGAACAAAAGCTAAAGAATGGTGAATCCTACAAGCTTAACATTAAAGATATCGAACACGCTCATAGGACGGACTACAAACCAAAAGTTCAACTTTTACAAACGAAAGATGATAATGATGATGGAGAAATAGTCACCTTCAAACAAGTTAGATATGCGGTTAAAAACTAATTTTAAAGTTGTTTCATTATAAATGTAACGAACGAAAATATACTTTTAACAGTGGATAAATGTAAGGGGTGTTAACATGAAAAAACGATGGATTTCTTGGTGGATTGGTAACATATTTTGGATTATCGTTTTTGGAATATGGGCAGCTATTATTTGGCTACGAGATGTTGATGGTGCAGGTGTCATTCAAACACCCGAAATTAAATCCATATCACTTATCGTTATATTAATCGCGTTTATCATACCGGTATTTTTTCAAGTTATATGGCTAATCATTAATTTGAGGATGAGTAAAAAAAATAACTTTACGACTTAGTTTTTTTAATTAACTAATAAACACTATTTATAAAAAAGAGAGAAATCTACTTAAAAATAGATTTCTCTCTTTTCTTTACGATACATGATGATCTTTTTTCTTCATTAACGCTCTCTTCTTCATCGCCTTCGTTAAATATCCACCTTTAAATGAGCGGATTTCATAAGAAGACATAAAGGCTTTCGGTGCAATTTCATTAATAATTTCTAACAGTTCTTTTTCTCTAGAACGTTTCGCAACGATATCTAAGCGATAACGTATCGAATTAATACCTTCGCCTTCAAATACGGTAACGCCAAATCCAGAGTGACGTAATTCATCTACTAATTCATTACAACGGTCTAGTAAACTAACTTGATACGTAATATAACCAATTGCTAATTTATTCTCTATATAACCGCCTAATAACAGTCCCGCACTAAAGCCAATGACATAGGCAACGATGTTCATCCAATTTGATAAATCTTGAAACACAATACCTAAACTGACAATGTAAATAGCTCCTTCTAACAATCCAACAGCAGCAGCGGATCTTGTTTGATTCTTTACAAGCAAAATCGTACGAATTGTTAAAATGGGAACGTAAATAATTTGAAGCACAAAAATTAGTAGCGCTTGTAACATTGATATCCACCTCTTTCAAAAAGTCTTTTGTCATGATAACATACATAACCTTAAGAAATCGATGGGTTTTTAAATTTTTTTTTTATTATTTTTCATGCTATTGAAAAACGTAAAAAAGAAGCGTATTATATTTGTCGTTAATTTAATTACTTGTATCATATCGCTAAACTAAAAAAGGAACCCCATTAGGTCCCTTTCATCATAGCTCTATGTTTTTCGAAGCATGTTCCCTTTTCTTCTCTTCTTCTTTCACTAACTGTATATTTGCATAAGCTAAATTTGCAATCATTAAAAAGTGTCCACCTAAAATACCTGTACCAAATGCCCACATTTCCATTTCATGCTCAATTTCATACATGATGATAGCTCCTAAAATGGCAGCTGCAAATCGGTTTAAAACTCCTAATCCTGGAGCCTTTTCCTTCATTACAATACTTTTCCCAAGTTTCTCCACTCTACGAGCTAATAACCAAAGGCAATATGCACTTACAGCTAATCCGATTCCAAACCCTGTTACTTGTTTTCCAAACGGAGTAATCGTCCACATAAGTAGTAAACCACTAAAGATCACATACAATTGTAATCGATATACACGTAAGGCTGCTTGAATCAAAATATCCGCTCCTAATTTCTCATTTTTTATACTTTAGAAGAAAAGCAGCAACTTACACAGTTGCTGCTTTTTCTTCTTCTTGTTCCTCTTCCATCTTACGAATTTCAACACGTTTAATTTGGTAAGCGTCTTTTTCTAACACTTTAAATTCATAACCTTCCGCCTCAACGTGTTGTCCTTCTTCGATTTCATGATTTTGCATCATAATCCATCCACCGATTGTATCCACATCATCTTCTTCAATGTGTAATCCAAATAAATCTTTCACTTCTGAGATAAGCACTTTTCCATCAACAATGATATGTTGCTCGTTCACATGTTGAATTGGTGGTGCTTCATCTTCATCATATTCATCACGAATTTCGCCGACGATTTCCTCCAAGATGTCCTCAAACGTTACAATTCCAGCTGTTCCTCCGTACTCATCATATAAAACAGCCATCGGAATTCGCTTCTTCTGCATTTGAAGTAATAAATCGTGAATTGGAGTTGTTTCCATCACTTCAATAATCGGACGCATATACGAGCGAATGGATGATAAATCTTTTTGATCCTCGGTCATATATCGAATAAAGAAATCTTTTACGTTGACCATACCGATAATATCATCTTTATCTTCTCCAAAAATCGGATAACGTGTGTATCGCTCATTTTGGATTACTTTCATGTGTTCTTCTACTGAATCTTCCAGGTAGAAACCAACGATTTCTGTTCGCGGTACCATAATCTCTTTTGCAATACGATTATCAAATTCAAAAATGTTATTTACATACTTGTATTCAGCTTGATTAATTTCGCCACTTTCATAGCTATCTGAAAGAATAAGGCGTAATTCTTCCTCTGTATGAGCTACTTCATGTTCAGAAGCCGGTTTTAAACCGAATAAACCAGTTATCACACGAGCTGAACCATTTAATACCCAAATAAATGGATACATCACTTTATAGAACATCATTAGTGGAGCTGCAAATAATAATGTTACTTTTTCAGCCTTTTGAATTGCCATCGTTTTAGGAGCTAATTCCCCTACTACAACGTGTAAATACGTCATTAACATAAAAGCAAGACCAAATGTTAATACTGATGAAATAGAAGGGTTTAAGTTCCAT
This genomic window from Bacillus anthracis str. Vollum contains:
- a CDS encoding CGNR zinc finger domain-containing protein, whose amino-acid sequence is MNQNAPNELEYIRELLNTWRIPNDTREPIDLLQTEEDIKLFMKEYFHEELPFHTIEELKNFREDIRMVIEGEESLQKWLEKYPFQVNVREDMKGITYEPMREENMYTKVLSIVLTAIQENFWGRLKSCPDCRWVFYDHSRNGSKRWCGMYAGEEGGRACGTIAKVKNYRAKRKGRTGYNV
- a CDS encoding MDR family MFS transporter, which translates into the protein MKSFSTPIRFMLISSFFMSFGYFAVYAFLAIYLLTFLHFSAVQVGTVLTVMTITSRIIPLFSGLIADKIGYIIMMIAGLFLRGIGFIALGICSDFYTISISSALIGFGTAFYEPAARAIFGSQPAHTRKNLFTYLNLSFNCGAIMGPIAGGFLLLLDPIYAFSLTGSLMLIFAFIFYLLKDHFQVTTENTSITLGIQAILQNKSFLLFSFIMIFFYIMFTQLTVALPLHMKNISNSNQLATLVITINAITGVIFMVLFRKLFLKYNTLSFIKYGVLLMSISFLLIPLFQHPYWLFICVIFFTIGETLVLPNVDIATANYSNESYTATYFGFYQLSLAFGFIIGNYIGTWFTSNLNEMYTPWLIFGGIGLTSFISLHILNIRKVASKEDRYIPM
- a CDS encoding DUF3923 family protein, translated to MKKRWISWWIGNIFWIIVFGIWAAIIWLRDVDGAGVIQTPEIKSISLIVILIAFIIPVFFQVIWLIINLRMSKKNNFTT
- a CDS encoding DUF2179 domain-containing protein; translated protein: MLQALLIFVLQIIYVPILTIRTILLVKNQTRSAAAVGLLEGAIYIVSLGIVFQDLSNWMNIVAYVIGFSAGLLLGGYIENKLAIGYITYQVSLLDRCNELVDELRHSGFGVTVFEGEGINSIRYRLDIVAKRSREKELLEIINEIAPKAFMSSYEIRSFKGGYLTKAMKKRALMKKKDHHVS
- a CDS encoding ATP synthase subunit I, which translates into the protein MIQAALRVYRLQLYVIFSGLLLMWTITPFGKQVTGFGIGLAVSAYCLWLLARRVEKLGKSIVMKEKAPGLGVLNRFAAAILGAIIMYEIEHEMEMWAFGTGILGGHFLMIANLAYANIQLVKEEEKKREHASKNIEL
- a CDS encoding tetratricopeptide repeat protein produces the protein MNINEKAIEMFEQNKYEEAMELFHRAVHESRDVQSLNNLAWMYFYEEENDEKALELIGEVVKLNPSSYFPYNILRDIYMKQKKWEEAKEALQKSISIQPSDEAYHNVAVAHYNLGELEEASEFFLRVAGDSDYIMYSYVKCLIDLGRTKEAKEKLDAFNRESDNFLGEMMVADLYVELNCYKEAIEWFEKGYKECWKSPNWIGRFVYALYKVNNSSRIHEVIRESIEAKIAEIEDVENAEVEENWTENDKKELIEEYTKENNYYKTMIGRIKSGYVLDLEFETDYIGGCYLFGCKRHNHLEYGQ
- a CDS encoding hemolysin family protein, with the translated sequence MEIFNLVMVAILIAFTGFFVAAEFAIVKVRSSRIDQLVAEGKRGALAAKKVTTNLDEYLSACQLGITVTAMGLGWLGEPTIEKLLHPLFEKWNLNPSISSVLTFGLAFMLMTYLHVVVGELAPKTMAIQKAEKVTLLFAAPLMMFYKVMYPFIWVLNGSARVITGLFGLKPASEHEVAHTEEELRLILSDSYESGEINQAEYKYVNNIFEFDNRIAKEIMVPRTEIVGFYLEDSVEEHMKVIQNERYTRYPIFGEDKDDIIGMVNVKDFFIRYMTEDQKDLSSIRSYMRPIIEVMETTPIHDLLLQMQKKRIPMAVLYDEYGGTAGIVTFEDILEEIVGEIRDEYDEDEAPPIQHVNEQHIIVDGKVLISEVKDLFGLHIEEDDVDTIGGWIMMQNHEIEEGQHVEAEGYEFKVLEKDAYQIKRVEIRKMEEEQEEEKAATV
- a CDS encoding lipoprotein gives rise to the protein MELRDVIKQKLAVLLFTGIILSGCSTIAENSLETGNGSMELLTPTITTKDNELEIKTEGIDENKVTFIYVANKKVLEQKLKNGESYKLNIKDIEHAHRTDYKPKVQLLQTKDDNDDGEIVTFKQVRYAVKN